Sequence from the Candidatus Neptunochlamydia vexilliferae genome:
TCCTTTAGGGCCGAGATGAAAGGCGCAAAATACTCATTCTATTGGTTTTTGCTGGTTTTCGATATATTGCCTGATTATTGAGATAGGAGCTCCTCCGCAACTACCAGCAAAATAACTTGGGGACCAAAAGTTATTGCCCCATAATGCCTTTTGAACTGAAGGATATCCTTTTTTTCGAATAAGCCGGGAAGAAACGCCTTTTAAAGAGTTAACTAAGTTAGAGATAGCAACCTTTGGAGGGTAGTTAATAAGTAGATGTACATGATCGTACTCTCCTTCAAATTCTA
This genomic interval carries:
- the tnpA gene encoding IS200/IS605 family transposase, which encodes RGRSCVFLLHTHLVFVTKYRKRVFTKRVLKELREIFQKVCQDFQAELIEFEGEYDHVHLLINYPPKVAISNLVNSLKGVSSRLIRKKGYPSVQKALWGNNFWSPSYFAGSCGGAPISIIRQYIENQQKPIE